A genome region from Mycolicibacterium litorale includes the following:
- a CDS encoding nuclear transport factor 2 family protein — MSDREDITGTLTRYATGIDRRDWRLFRTVFTDDCELDYGDIGTWHDAQSVTDFMEQAHAMAGHTLHRLTNFAIDVDGDHASARTYVDALIFAPDNNTGVNAVGFYDDELVRTGAGWRIARRRFTSVRVSTVGT; from the coding sequence GTGAGCGACCGCGAGGACATCACCGGCACGCTGACCCGGTATGCGACGGGCATCGACCGCCGGGACTGGCGGCTGTTCCGCACCGTGTTCACCGACGACTGCGAACTGGACTACGGCGACATCGGCACGTGGCACGACGCGCAGTCCGTCACCGACTTCATGGAACAGGCCCACGCCATGGCCGGCCACACCCTGCACCGGTTGACGAACTTCGCGATCGACGTCGACGGTGACCACGCCAGCGCCCGTACGTACGTCGACGCGCTGATCTTCGCACCGGACAACAACACCGGGGTGAACGCGGTCGGTTTCTACGACGACGAGCTCGTCCGCACCGGTGCCGGCTGGCGGATCGCGCGGCGCCGGTTCACCTCGGTCCGGGTCAGCACCGTCGGCACATGA
- a CDS encoding pyridoxamine 5'-phosphate oxidase family protein → MGKNERTKIVMSDAEIAEFIDRSRTATLATVLPSGRPHLVAMWYGVLDGEIWFETKAKSQKAVNLRRDPTLTVMIEDGLTYNTLRGVSIDGHAEIVDSDPDLLLRVGISVWERYTGPYSDGMKPFVDQMMHNRIAVRLVPERVRSWDHRKLGMPDMPLSGSTAQYLGEQ, encoded by the coding sequence GTGGGCAAGAACGAACGGACGAAGATCGTGATGTCCGACGCCGAGATCGCCGAATTCATCGACCGCAGCCGGACCGCGACGCTGGCCACCGTGCTGCCCAGCGGGCGGCCGCATCTGGTCGCGATGTGGTACGGGGTGCTCGACGGGGAGATCTGGTTCGAGACCAAGGCCAAATCGCAGAAGGCGGTCAACCTGCGGCGCGACCCGACGTTGACGGTGATGATCGAGGACGGCCTGACGTACAACACCCTGCGCGGCGTCTCCATCGACGGCCACGCGGAGATCGTGGACTCGGATCCGGATCTGCTACTGCGCGTGGGGATCAGCGTGTGGGAGCGCTACACCGGACCCTACAGCGACGGCATGAAACCGTTCGTCGACCAGATGATGCACAACCGGATCGCGGTGCGCCTCGTGCCGGAGCGGGTGCGCAGCTGGGACCACCGGAAGCTGGGGATGCCCGACATGCCGTTGAGCGGCAGCACCGCCCAGTACCTGGGGGAGCAGTGA
- a CDS encoding Zn-ribbon domain-containing OB-fold protein has product MTTFERPMPVKTPTTAPFWDALAEHTIRIQYSPSSDAYVFYPRVRAPRTLADDLEWREISGLGTLYSYTVARRPVGPHFADGVPLLTAIVEWDEGPRFSTELVNVAPEDIRVGMRVRPVFFDYPEHEVTMLRYEPDVP; this is encoded by the coding sequence ATGACCACCTTCGAGCGGCCGATGCCCGTCAAGACCCCGACGACCGCCCCCTTCTGGGATGCGTTGGCGGAACACACGATCCGTATCCAGTACTCGCCGTCCTCGGATGCGTACGTGTTCTACCCGCGGGTGCGCGCACCCCGGACGCTGGCCGACGACCTCGAATGGCGGGAGATCTCCGGGCTGGGCACGCTGTACTCGTACACCGTGGCGCGCAGACCCGTCGGCCCGCACTTCGCCGACGGCGTGCCGCTGCTGACGGCGATCGTCGAATGGGACGAGGGTCCGCGGTTCTCCACCGAGCTGGTCAATGTGGCTCCGGAGGACATCCGGGTCGGGATGCGGGTGCGCCCGGTGTTCTTCGACTACCCCGAACACGAGGTGACGATGCTGCGCTACGAACCGGACGTCCCGTGA
- a CDS encoding thiolase family protein yields MGLRGEAAIVGYVELPPERLNKAGPAPFLLEQWAELSAAALADAGLPAESVNGIVTSHIGESEIFVPSTVTEYLGVDANFAEMLDLGGASAVGMVWRAAAAIELGLCDVVLCALPARYLTPTSEKKPAPLVDAMFFGSSSNQFGSPQAEFEIPYGNLGQNGPYGQVAQRYAAVYGYDERAMAKIVVDQRVNANHTDGAIWKDKPLTVDDVLASPVIADPLHMLEIVMPCVGGAAVVVAGADIAKRARRRPVWVKGFGEHVPFKTPTYARDLLQTPITKAADLAFAMSGLDRADVDMVSIYDCYTITVLLSLEDAGFCEKGKGMAFVSDHDLTFRGDFPLNTAGGQLGFGQAGLAGGMHHVCDAARQIMGRAGAAQVADCNRAFVSGNGGILSEQTTLVLEGD; encoded by the coding sequence ATGGGACTGCGCGGTGAGGCCGCCATCGTCGGCTATGTGGAGCTGCCCCCGGAACGGTTGAACAAGGCCGGGCCGGCGCCGTTCCTGCTCGAGCAGTGGGCGGAACTCAGCGCGGCCGCACTGGCCGATGCGGGTCTGCCGGCAGAGTCGGTGAACGGCATCGTCACGTCGCACATCGGGGAATCGGAGATCTTCGTCCCGTCCACGGTGACCGAGTATCTCGGCGTCGACGCGAACTTCGCCGAGATGCTCGACCTGGGCGGCGCGAGTGCGGTCGGAATGGTCTGGCGGGCGGCCGCCGCGATCGAGCTGGGGCTGTGCGATGTGGTGCTGTGCGCACTTCCGGCGCGCTACCTCACCCCGACGTCGGAGAAGAAGCCGGCGCCGCTGGTCGACGCGATGTTCTTCGGGTCGTCGAGCAACCAGTTCGGTTCGCCGCAGGCCGAATTCGAGATCCCGTACGGCAACCTCGGCCAGAACGGACCCTACGGTCAGGTCGCGCAGCGATATGCCGCTGTCTACGGCTACGACGAACGGGCGATGGCCAAGATCGTCGTCGACCAGCGGGTCAACGCCAACCACACCGACGGCGCGATCTGGAAGGACAAACCGCTCACCGTCGACGACGTCCTCGCCAGCCCGGTGATCGCCGACCCGCTGCACATGCTGGAGATCGTGATGCCGTGTGTCGGTGGGGCCGCGGTGGTGGTGGCCGGGGCGGACATCGCCAAGCGGGCACGGCGACGGCCGGTGTGGGTCAAGGGCTTCGGCGAACACGTGCCGTTCAAGACCCCCACCTATGCCCGCGATCTGCTGCAGACGCCGATCACCAAGGCCGCCGACCTCGCCTTCGCGATGTCCGGGCTGGACCGCGCCGACGTGGACATGGTGTCGATCTACGACTGCTACACGATCACCGTGTTGCTCAGCCTCGAAGACGCCGGCTTCTGCGAGAAGGGCAAGGGGATGGCCTTCGTCAGCGACCACGACCTGACCTTCCGCGGCGACTTCCCGCTCAACACCGCCGGGGGACAACTCGGCTTCGGCCAAGCCGGCCTCGCAGGCGGGATGCACCACGTGTGCGACGCCGCCCGCCAGATCATGGGCCGCGCCGGCGCCGCGCAAGTGGCCGACTGCAACCGCGCGTTCGTCTCCGGCAACGGCGGCATCTTGAGCGAACAGACCACGCTCGTCCTGGAAGGCGACTGA
- a CDS encoding FHA domain-containing protein translates to MAGEAVPALRIRCGEIPYTVRRGDAPILIGRELPAQIRLDDPRISRTHARIDVDGDHWVMTDAGSTNGMYVDGRRVDSVAIRDAATVRLGHAEGIAVILRVEDTTVGTATAVDIDVGVARAGAAVADRREELGHPRRRLEADGVIAQQALADFEVGRVWPSGEVRARLEQFLNWPPGTIAAVRAGHQVPEDESTEILSDTVQVAVMVDAADIALGNVKNRMKKAPPQDDPAYEDYVAGLLFDLRGLETMARNAGRTTRRPDVAVVLGDIRRTYNDVMARAAQAPGAPLSRRLYAARHAAELTVEETAGAAGVSVEAVADAEAGHFVGAADTTALETLVRRLATR, encoded by the coding sequence GTGGCTGGCGAAGCCGTTCCCGCCCTGCGGATCCGGTGCGGTGAGATCCCCTACACCGTCCGCCGCGGCGACGCCCCGATCCTGATCGGCCGCGAACTGCCCGCGCAGATCCGGCTCGACGACCCGCGGATCTCCCGCACCCACGCCCGCATCGACGTCGACGGTGACCACTGGGTGATGACCGACGCCGGCAGCACCAACGGCATGTACGTCGACGGGCGACGCGTCGATTCGGTGGCGATCCGCGACGCCGCGACGGTGCGGTTGGGTCACGCCGAGGGCATCGCGGTGATCCTGCGGGTGGAGGACACCACTGTCGGCACGGCGACGGCCGTGGACATCGACGTCGGGGTCGCGCGCGCCGGTGCGGCTGTCGCGGATCGCCGCGAGGAACTCGGCCACCCGCGGCGCCGGCTGGAGGCCGACGGGGTGATCGCCCAGCAGGCGCTGGCCGACTTCGAGGTCGGCCGGGTGTGGCCGTCCGGTGAGGTGCGGGCGCGCCTCGAGCAGTTCCTGAACTGGCCGCCGGGCACCATCGCCGCGGTGCGCGCCGGGCACCAGGTGCCCGAGGACGAGAGCACCGAGATCCTGTCCGACACCGTGCAGGTCGCGGTCATGGTCGACGCCGCCGACATCGCGCTCGGCAACGTGAAGAACCGCATGAAAAAGGCTCCGCCACAGGATGATCCGGCCTACGAGGACTATGTCGCGGGACTGCTGTTCGACCTGCGGGGTCTGGAGACCATGGCACGCAACGCGGGTCGGACGACACGGCGGCCGGACGTCGCCGTCGTCCTCGGCGACATCCGCCGCACCTACAACGACGTGATGGCGCGGGCCGCGCAGGCGCCCGGCGCACCGCTGAGCCGGCGGCTCTACGCCGCGCGGCACGCCGCGGAGCTGACCGTCGAGGAGACCGCGGGCGCCGCCGGAGTGAGCGTCGAGGCGGTCGCCGACGCCGAAGCGGGGCACTTCGTCGGCGCCGCCGACACGACGGCGCTGGAGACGCTGGTGCGCCGGCTCGCCACCCGCTGA
- a CDS encoding TOBE domain-containing protein: MPTIRVRQAAELLGVSDDTVRRWIDDGTLAATADASGRKVVDGAELAAFARTHAAAAPKDPLGIASSARNRFAGLVTNVVSDTVMSQVEMQCGPFTVVSLMSTDAVRDLDLRPGSIAVAVVKATTVIVETPGGQS; the protein is encoded by the coding sequence GTGCCGACGATCCGGGTGCGCCAAGCCGCCGAGCTGCTGGGCGTCAGCGACGACACCGTCCGGCGGTGGATCGACGACGGCACCCTCGCCGCGACGGCCGATGCCTCCGGCCGCAAGGTCGTCGACGGCGCCGAACTGGCGGCGTTTGCGCGAACGCACGCCGCGGCCGCCCCGAAGGATCCGCTCGGTATCGCCAGCTCGGCCCGTAACCGCTTCGCCGGGCTGGTGACGAACGTCGTCAGCGACACCGTCATGTCGCAGGTCGAGATGCAGTGCGGGCCGTTCACGGTCGTGTCGCTGATGAGCACGGACGCGGTGCGGGACCTCGACCTGCGTCCGGGCAGTATCGCGGTGGCCGTCGTCAAGGCCACCACGGTGATCGTCGAGACACCGGGTGGGCAATCCTGA
- a CDS encoding acyl-CoA dehydrogenase, which translates to MPIALTPEQTALSEAVREFGARHAPIDKTRQAFDDLAAGTAPHWWDELVANGFHAVHLPERVGGQGGDLVDTACVIEVAAEVLLPGPLLSTVSAGAVALLADTTPVGESLLGGLAAGAPAAVVLPDDAALQAVTVDGGWLVSGVSPVALGVCAARLVITAAHTEDGELLWFVADADGLATEPERGTDLTTDVGRVRFDGHHVTAERRLCGIDTDRARGAVAALTACAAAGTIRWCMGAVTEHLRTREQFGKPIGTFQALQHRAADLLISSELATAAAWDAVRSVDEPAEQHAIAAATGVLMAAVPAPDLVLDTLTMFGAIGFTWEHDLHLYWRRATALAASLGPGTRWKRRLGELTRTTARDMTVRLGDADPDFRTKIREILDRAVTLPNGGPRHQGDYEQFATGEQRTALAAAGLLAPHWPAPWGLDATPLQQLIIDEEFAARPELVRPSLGISEWILPSLISAAHPDVRDRLIPPTLRGELAWCQLFSEPSAGSDLAALTTRAVKVDGGWRINGHKIWTSSAQRADYGALLARTDPDARKHRGIGYFVVDMRADGVDVQPIRQASGDAEFNEVFLTDVFVPDEMLLGEPTAGWSLAIATMAQERVAIGNYVHNDRAGALRALAGTGGPDQDAALRALGEIDAYSGAIKALGVRETLRLLDGQQAGPASSIAKVATAAMLRRTFAATLELTGPAALLEDTEPPVVQPYLRLPAELVGGGTREIQLNIIAQMVLGLPRG; encoded by the coding sequence ATGCCGATCGCCCTCACCCCTGAACAGACGGCGCTCTCCGAAGCCGTCCGCGAGTTCGGCGCCCGTCACGCGCCGATCGACAAGACCAGGCAGGCGTTCGACGACCTCGCCGCAGGCACCGCGCCGCACTGGTGGGACGAGTTGGTGGCCAACGGCTTTCACGCCGTGCACCTGCCAGAGCGAGTCGGCGGCCAGGGCGGCGATCTGGTGGACACCGCCTGCGTCATCGAAGTGGCCGCCGAGGTGCTGCTGCCGGGGCCGCTGTTGTCCACGGTGAGCGCGGGCGCCGTCGCGCTGCTCGCCGACACCACGCCGGTGGGGGAGTCGCTTCTCGGCGGCCTGGCCGCGGGCGCCCCCGCGGCCGTCGTGCTTCCTGACGACGCTGCGCTGCAGGCGGTCACCGTTGACGGTGGGTGGCTGGTCAGCGGCGTCTCGCCGGTGGCGCTGGGCGTCTGCGCGGCGCGGCTCGTCATCACCGCCGCACACACCGAGGACGGCGAACTGCTGTGGTTCGTCGCCGACGCGGACGGCCTGGCGACCGAACCCGAGCGCGGCACCGATCTGACCACCGACGTCGGCCGGGTGCGGTTCGACGGGCACCACGTGACCGCCGAGCGGCGGCTCTGCGGCATCGACACCGACCGGGCTCGCGGCGCGGTCGCGGCGCTGACCGCGTGCGCGGCGGCGGGCACTATCCGGTGGTGCATGGGCGCGGTCACCGAACACCTGCGCACGCGCGAACAGTTCGGCAAGCCGATCGGCACCTTCCAGGCGCTGCAGCACCGCGCCGCCGACCTGCTGATCAGCAGCGAACTCGCCACGGCCGCCGCATGGGACGCCGTGAGATCCGTCGACGAGCCCGCCGAACAGCACGCCATCGCCGCCGCCACCGGCGTGCTGATGGCGGCCGTGCCCGCACCCGACCTCGTGCTCGACACCCTGACGATGTTCGGGGCGATCGGCTTCACCTGGGAGCACGACCTGCATCTCTACTGGCGGCGCGCCACCGCGCTGGCCGCCTCGCTGGGCCCGGGCACCCGGTGGAAACGACGGCTCGGCGAGCTCACCCGCACCACCGCCAGGGACATGACCGTCCGGCTCGGGGACGCCGACCCCGACTTCCGCACAAAGATCCGCGAAATCCTCGACCGCGCAGTGACATTGCCCAACGGTGGACCCCGCCACCAGGGTGACTACGAGCAGTTCGCGACCGGCGAGCAGCGGACCGCGCTCGCCGCCGCCGGCCTGCTCGCGCCCCACTGGCCTGCGCCCTGGGGACTCGACGCCACGCCGCTGCAGCAGCTGATCATCGACGAGGAGTTCGCTGCCCGTCCCGAGCTGGTGCGGCCGTCGCTCGGCATCTCCGAGTGGATCCTGCCGTCCCTGATCAGCGCAGCGCATCCCGACGTCCGCGACCGCCTCATCCCACCGACCCTGCGCGGCGAACTGGCGTGGTGCCAGCTGTTCAGTGAACCGTCGGCCGGATCGGATCTCGCCGCGCTGACGACACGCGCGGTCAAGGTCGACGGCGGATGGAGGATCAACGGCCACAAGATCTGGACCTCCTCGGCCCAGCGCGCGGACTACGGCGCCCTGCTGGCCCGCACCGATCCGGACGCCCGCAAACACCGCGGCATCGGCTACTTCGTCGTCGACATGCGCGCCGACGGCGTCGACGTGCAACCGATCCGGCAGGCCAGCGGCGACGCCGAGTTCAACGAGGTCTTCCTCACCGACGTGTTCGTGCCCGACGAGATGCTGCTCGGTGAGCCGACCGCGGGGTGGAGCCTGGCCATCGCCACGATGGCCCAGGAGCGGGTGGCGATCGGGAACTACGTCCACAACGACCGGGCCGGGGCGCTGCGCGCGTTGGCCGGCACCGGAGGACCCGACCAGGACGCGGCGCTGCGGGCGCTCGGCGAGATCGACGCCTACTCGGGGGCGATCAAGGCGCTCGGTGTGCGCGAGACCCTGCGCCTGCTCGACGGGCAGCAGGCCGGACCGGCGTCGAGCATCGCGAAGGTCGCCACCGCCGCGATGCTGCGCCGAACGTTCGCGGCCACCCTCGAACTGACCGGTCCCGCAGCGCTTCTGGAGGACACTGAGCCGCCGGTGGTGCAGCCGTACCTGCGCCTGCCGGCCGAGCTGGTCGGTGGCGGCACCCGAGAGATCCAGCTCAACATCATCGCTCAGATGGTGCTCGGGCTACCCCGTGGATGA
- the modA gene encoding molybdate ABC transporter substrate-binding protein, whose protein sequence is MTRLLSVLLLVAALTACTRESADELTVFAAASLKTAFTEIGERFEADHPGVDVEFSFAGSSDLLTQLTQGAPADVFAAADTRNMDRAAAAGLLEGAAVPFATNRLTVAVAPGNPKGIGSLADLARPGVTVVLCAAQVPCGAASRAAERAAGVELRPVSEETSVTDVLNKVISGQADAGMVYVTDVLGGDGRVSAVDVPEAASAVNTYPIAALEQSEKPSLAEAFIKTVTGAAGQDVLRAAGFGPP, encoded by the coding sequence CTGACGCGGCTGCTGAGCGTCCTGCTGCTCGTTGCGGCGCTCACCGCCTGCACCCGTGAGTCCGCCGACGAATTGACGGTGTTCGCCGCGGCGTCGCTGAAAACCGCGTTCACCGAGATCGGTGAGCGCTTCGAAGCCGACCATCCCGGCGTCGACGTGGAGTTCTCGTTCGCCGGGTCGTCCGATCTCCTCACGCAATTGACGCAGGGGGCACCTGCCGACGTGTTCGCGGCCGCCGACACCCGCAACATGGACCGGGCGGCGGCGGCCGGGCTGCTCGAGGGCGCCGCGGTGCCGTTCGCGACGAACCGGCTCACCGTCGCCGTCGCACCGGGCAACCCCAAAGGCATCGGCTCGCTGGCAGATCTGGCTCGACCGGGAGTCACGGTGGTCCTGTGTGCGGCGCAGGTGCCGTGTGGTGCGGCGAGTAGGGCCGCCGAACGGGCGGCGGGCGTCGAACTGCGTCCGGTGAGCGAGGAGACGTCGGTCACCGATGTGCTCAACAAGGTGATCAGCGGCCAGGCCGACGCCGGGATGGTGTACGTGACCGACGTTCTCGGTGGGGACGGCAGGGTGTCCGCGGTCGACGTCCCGGAGGCCGCGAGCGCGGTGAACACCTATCCGATCGCGGCGCTCGAGCAGTCCGAGAAGCCTTCGTTGGCAGAGGCTTTCATCAAGACGGTGACGGGCGCCGCCGGTCAGGATGTCCTGCGCGCGGCGGGTTTCGGCCCGCCGTGA
- a CDS encoding NAD-dependent epimerase/dehydratase family protein, protein MGKKLVIGASGFLGSHVTRRLVERGDDVRVLIRHTSSTRGIDDLPVERHYGDIFDDEAVRAAVDGCDVVYYCVVDARAWLRDATPLWRTNVEGLQRVLGAVADADLYRFVFTSSIATIGIAEHGLATEELANNWLDQAGEYIRTRVAAENLVLRYHRERALPAVAMCVSNTYGPGDYLPTPHGGLVAAAVRGKLPFYIDGAQAEVVGVRDAADALILASERGRPGERYIVSERLMTAREIYQTACAAVDVAPPRRGVPIRALAAAAVPSEWLARVRRRDTRLTPLTIRLMHIMSPMDHSKAERELGWQPAPTTEALAEAAEFFVGTRRRPAGDRR, encoded by the coding sequence GTGGGAAAGAAGCTCGTCATCGGGGCCAGCGGATTCCTGGGCTCGCACGTCACGCGCCGCCTGGTGGAGCGCGGCGACGACGTCCGCGTGCTGATCCGGCACACCAGCTCGACCCGGGGGATCGACGACCTGCCCGTCGAACGGCACTACGGCGACATCTTCGACGACGAGGCCGTCCGCGCCGCGGTCGACGGATGCGACGTCGTGTACTACTGCGTCGTCGACGCGCGCGCCTGGCTGCGCGACGCGACGCCGTTGTGGCGCACCAATGTCGAAGGGCTGCAGCGCGTCCTCGGCGCCGTCGCCGACGCGGATCTCTACCGGTTCGTGTTCACCAGCTCCATCGCCACGATCGGGATCGCCGAGCACGGCCTGGCCACCGAGGAGCTCGCCAACAACTGGCTCGACCAGGCGGGAGAGTACATCCGGACCCGGGTCGCCGCGGAGAACCTCGTACTGCGGTACCACCGCGAGCGTGCACTGCCCGCGGTCGCGATGTGCGTGTCCAATACGTACGGCCCCGGCGACTATCTGCCGACCCCACACGGCGGGCTCGTCGCCGCCGCCGTGCGCGGGAAGTTGCCGTTCTACATCGACGGGGCCCAGGCCGAGGTGGTCGGTGTCCGCGATGCCGCGGACGCCCTGATCCTGGCGAGTGAACGTGGCCGGCCGGGGGAGCGCTACATCGTCTCGGAACGCTTGATGACCGCCCGTGAGATCTATCAGACCGCCTGTGCGGCAGTTGATGTCGCACCTCCGCGGCGCGGTGTGCCCATTCGCGCCCTGGCCGCCGCGGCGGTGCCGAGCGAATGGCTCGCGCGCGTGCGCCGCCGCGACACCCGGCTGACCCCCCTGACCATCCGGCTCATGCACATCATGTCGCCGATGGACCATTCGAAGGCCGAACGCGAACTGGGCTGGCAGCCGGCGCCGACCACCGAAGCGCTGGCCGAGGCCGCCGAGTTCTTCGTCGGCACCCGCCGCCGACCCGCCGGGGACCGCCGCTGA
- a CDS encoding GAP1-N2 domain-containing protein, protein MTGRYGQLTYTSFDTAEHTGGWQVKETSADLSPDEVQALTSGVRTVFRPAQPLPAYPTPEQLERGPRRLAYGRLDRHRAGYWHTVPAGSDSTGRPGNVFAHALLDRAAGERSHRPIEWWRSTGWLCPYGPHAVAEAALPGEPPAPGAAVTKDSVVRFALDPAAWRLATLFGLLDAVAAAMDGGPPVVLGVESADSAAQWIGLVSFLMSAGTAAQLNFSTFDRADQLTLARQSRQHVTAVPLDDLEHLPDDVVAISEHATLSLGELDREPHRTAEGQTIAVTPWSAMAQVVLLDAESARSVLDDIDHYAGQVADTGLHPAWPLAMSVAHREAYADALTEAHAVIAAHSPRATGDSVVTRTIADVMRDALGASTADAWRAVQDAPDGPAADLATVTYLSRAVADREWLSRPGPLPARERRIERHSAPRELRDAIEPALGAARADGPYRVARLADLLLRCGVEDDRVLDALHADVVPKLADSQAAPTLLAELRENIGTPTRLALAAALLRDGGESPAVAGDVLDWLAEGLTAPPPQELWRADAWDSVWTRAALRGVRTVQRGASDPADRWASLWWLRVSGSARFDEVAGNSVWHPDELLAAVGESALPGAVTLRTLVGAPSSAALERLAQAVLRTNNDDVAVACAALRIFDPRTWVEQGYAASHQDAYAALWQQAVDTVGPSGVHHDFAVRLATFGAVAATAGRPYPSASALLTADAQVSADAFGQLAALLDNHVLNPMSVLAVAALRFGHNGDELPVAVDGIEDLIWQAARHILTTRRAETVDVGMIAATMAQLLGEPGDGAVRRHRKTVLKLLARRPEAQPAPTARTRWSR, encoded by the coding sequence ATGACCGGCCGCTACGGACAACTCACCTACACCTCGTTCGACACCGCCGAACACACCGGCGGCTGGCAGGTCAAGGAGACCTCCGCCGACCTGTCGCCCGACGAAGTGCAGGCCCTGACGTCCGGGGTACGCACGGTGTTCCGACCGGCGCAGCCACTGCCCGCCTACCCGACGCCCGAACAACTCGAACGCGGCCCGCGCCGGCTGGCCTACGGCCGCCTCGACCGGCACCGCGCCGGATACTGGCACACCGTGCCCGCCGGCTCCGACAGCACCGGCAGGCCCGGGAACGTTTTCGCCCACGCGCTTTTGGACCGGGCCGCCGGTGAGCGGTCGCACCGCCCCATCGAATGGTGGCGCTCGACCGGATGGCTGTGTCCGTACGGTCCGCACGCGGTGGCCGAGGCGGCCCTGCCCGGTGAGCCGCCGGCGCCGGGCGCGGCGGTGACCAAGGACAGCGTCGTTCGGTTCGCGCTCGATCCCGCCGCCTGGCGGTTGGCGACGCTGTTCGGGCTGCTCGACGCCGTCGCCGCCGCGATGGACGGCGGACCGCCGGTGGTGCTCGGCGTGGAATCCGCCGACTCCGCCGCGCAGTGGATCGGGCTGGTGAGCTTCCTCATGTCGGCGGGAACCGCTGCGCAGCTGAACTTCTCGACGTTCGACCGGGCCGACCAACTGACCCTGGCCCGGCAGAGCAGGCAGCACGTGACCGCGGTGCCCCTCGACGACCTCGAGCACCTGCCCGACGACGTCGTCGCGATCAGCGAGCACGCCACCCTGTCGCTCGGCGAACTCGACCGCGAGCCCCACCGCACCGCCGAAGGCCAGACCATCGCGGTCACCCCGTGGTCGGCGATGGCGCAGGTGGTGCTGCTCGACGCGGAGTCGGCGCGCTCGGTGCTCGACGACATCGACCACTACGCCGGGCAGGTGGCCGACACCGGCCTGCACCCGGCGTGGCCGCTGGCGATGTCGGTCGCGCACCGCGAGGCGTACGCCGACGCGCTCACCGAGGCGCATGCGGTGATCGCCGCGCACTCCCCGCGGGCCACCGGCGACTCCGTGGTCACCCGCACCATCGCCGACGTGATGCGAGATGCGTTGGGCGCCAGCACCGCCGACGCGTGGCGGGCGGTGCAGGACGCCCCCGACGGCCCGGCGGCCGATCTGGCCACCGTGACCTACCTGTCACGCGCCGTCGCGGACCGCGAGTGGCTGAGCCGGCCAGGCCCGCTACCCGCCCGTGAGCGCCGGATCGAGCGGCATTCGGCCCCGCGAGAACTGCGCGACGCCATCGAGCCCGCGCTGGGCGCGGCGCGCGCCGACGGTCCGTACCGGGTGGCGCGCCTGGCGGATCTGTTGCTGCGCTGCGGCGTCGAGGACGACCGGGTGCTCGACGCGCTACATGCCGACGTGGTCCCCAAGCTCGCCGATTCCCAGGCCGCACCCACCCTGCTCGCCGAACTGCGCGAGAACATCGGCACGCCAACCCGATTGGCGCTGGCCGCGGCGCTGCTGCGCGACGGCGGTGAGTCGCCCGCGGTCGCAGGAGACGTCCTCGACTGGCTGGCGGAGGGCCTGACGGCGCCGCCGCCACAGGAGCTGTGGCGCGCCGACGCGTGGGATTCGGTCTGGACTCGGGCGGCGCTGCGCGGGGTGCGCACAGTGCAGCGCGGTGCCAGTGACCCGGCGGACCGCTGGGCCAGCCTGTGGTGGCTGCGGGTCAGCGGCTCGGCGCGCTTCGACGAGGTCGCTGGGAACTCGGTATGGCACCCCGACGAACTGCTCGCCGCCGTGGGGGAGTCGGCCCTGCCGGGGGCGGTCACCCTACGCACCCTGGTCGGGGCGCCGTCGTCCGCGGCGTTGGAACGGCTGGCGCAGGCGGTGTTGCGCACCAACAACGACGACGTCGCGGTGGCCTGCGCGGCACTGCGGATCTTCGACCCGAGAACCTGGGTCGAACAGGGGTACGCCGCCAGCCACCAGGACGCCTACGCCGCACTGTGGCAGCAGGCGGTCGACACGGTTGGGCCCAGCGGTGTCCACCACGACTTCGCGGTACGGCTCGCCACCTTCGGCGCGGTCGCCGCCACGGCCGGCCGGCCCTACCCGTCGGCGAGCGCGCTGCTGACCGCCGATGCACAGGTCAGCGCTGACGCGTTCGGTCAGCTGGCCGCGCTACTCGACAACCATGTCCTCAACCCGATGTCGGTGCTCGCGGTCGCCGCGCTGCGCTTCGGCCACAACGGTGACGAACTACCGGTGGCCGTCGACGGCATCGAGGACCTCATCTGGCAGGCCGCGAGACACATCCTCACCACCCGCCGCGCGGAGACCGTCGACGTCGGCATGATCGCCGCCACCATGGCGCAGCTGCTGGGAGAACCCGGTGACGGCGCCGTGCGCCGGCACCGCAAGACCGTGCTGAAGCTGCTGGCCCGCCGACCGGAGGCGCAACCCGCGCCGACGGCCCGAACCCGCTGGAGCCGTTGA